CGGAAATCTGGTTCAAATTCCGAAACCAATGCACCCCCGCTTTGCACAATTGTTTCTGCAAGGCGTTGGTTTGTTCTCGGGTAGAGCACGTGTGCCCCAAGACCCGAACCGGGGACGGCAACCGTTGGCAACCCAGCATTAAGCGCTGCATTGTGAGCAATAGCGTCAATGCCGAGTGCTAGTCCAGAGACGATGACGACGGGTGTGCCACGCAGATCTGCAATAATTTTTTCACAGACCTCTCGCCCGTAGTTTGTGTATTTGCGGGAGCCGACGACGGCAAGGTAGCCATAATCGAGAGGAGAAGGGAGAGCACCTTTTATATACAGTCTTTCGGGCACCTGTGGAATCTCGAGAAGCGCTTTTGGAAATTGCTCGCGCGCAAGTATTTGTATTTCCGCTGCAGTCATACTTGTTCCCATTATTGTATACTAAATACCAAATACTATATACTAAAGCTATGTTGGATATTAACTTCATCCGCGAAAACCAGGAACTAATACGCGACGCCGCGCGGAAGAAACACATCAAGTTTGATATCGCAAAGCTCATCGAAGAGGACGACAAGCGTCGCTCACTCCTTCAAGGTGTCGAAGAAATACGCGCCCAACAAAACGCGGCGGGCGAAGAAATAGCTAAAGCAAAAGATGGCGATCGGGAAGCTCTGGTTCGGAGCATGAAGGGTCTCAAAGAGACGCTTCAGAAGAAAGAAGAGGAGCTCGAAAAGGTGATGAAAGCATGGCGTCTTCTGATGCTTCAAGTTCCCAACGTCCCCGATGTCTCTGTGCCAGAGGGAGAAGATGATTCCAAGAACCAAGAGATCAAAGCGTGGGGTCTCCAGCCACAGTTTGCCTTTACGCCCAAGAGTCACATCGAGCTCATGACGGCGCTCGACATGGCCGACTTCGAGCGTGGGGCAAAGGTGTCTGGTTTCCGCGGCTATTTCTTAAAGAACGACGGTGCACGACTTGCCTTCGCATTGTGGCGATTTGCACAAGACTTCTTCCTCGAAAGTAGCAAGGGCTTTACCCCCATTATTACTCCCTCCATCGTACGCCCCGAACCATTTTTTGGAACCGGGTATTTGCCGCAAGGAGAAGAAGATCTCTACAAAACTCAAGACGGCGCGTATCTCACAGGGACATCCGAGGTTCCCATCATGGGGTACCACATGGACGAGGTCATTCCAAAAGAGAAATTTCCGATCAAGTTTTTTGGTTTCTCTTCATGTTTCCGGCGCGAGGCGGGAAGTCATGGTAAGGACACCAAGGGTATTGTGCGTGTCCATGAATTCTTTAAGTTCGAACAAGTGATACTCTGTGAAGCTGACCATCAGACGTCGGTCAAATACCACGAATGGATAAACAGGAACACCGAAGAGGCAATGGAGAAGCTTGGTATTCCGTACCACACCGTCATTAACGCCGGGGGCGACTTGGGGTTAGGCCAGGTCAAGAAGTACGACATCGAGCTCTGGGTTCCCTCGGAGAAAAGATATCGCGAGATAAGCTCGGCATCCTACTTTCATGATTTCCAAACACGCCGCCTGAATATTCGCTATCGTGGTGAAGACGGGAAACTCCGCTTCGCACACTCGTTGAACTCGACTGCAATCGCGACCCCGCGCCTGCTCGTCCCCTTGATCGAGAATAACCAAGAGGCAGACGGCTCGATCGTGATCCCAAAGGCGCTTCAACCCTACATGGGCAAAGAGCGGATTACGAAAGATCGCTAGTATGTTTGTCCCATCGAAAAGAAGTATTTTGAAGGGATCGTATAAAAGACCTCCCTCAAGAAGTCGCGCGCTCTTAATTGGCGCGTCTCTTTTTTTCATTACGCTCTCGGCCTTAACTGGACTGGCGGCGTGGAGCTCGGGGAATCCTCGGGTGACCATACAGACACTCCATATCTCCGGCACCGAGAAACTAGAAGTAGAGACACTGAAAGATTTTGTTACGCAGTCGCTCAAGGGGCGTTACGTGTATCTTTTTTCTCGTGCGAACATTTTCATCTACCCTGATCACACGATTGAGAAAAAGCTTTTGAGCACTTTCCTCGAGCTCAAGTCTGCCCGTCTATCACGCGATTCGTTCACAGCACTTTCTCTCACTGTTGCAGAACGTAAGCCTCGATATTTGTGGTGCGGAGAGGGGAGAGATCTCAAGACAGAGATTCCTGACCGATGTTATTTTGTCGACGAGGATGGTGTCATCTTCATGAACGCGCCGTACTTCTCGGGTCGTGTGTATTTTGAAATGTATGGTGTGCCCGAAGGCGAGCGACTTGCTGTCGAGGAGGGACGAGTAGAGCCGCTCGGAAGGCGCTTCCTTAGAGAAGACACTTTCACGCGAGTGACCAGTTTTATTGAAGCGGTAAAAGGGCTCGGTATTGAACCGGTGTTTCTCATGATGAAGGAGGAAGGGGACGAGCTCCTCCTTGAAAACGGAGTACGGCTCATTTTTAATCGGGACAACGCGCCGGAGGAGATGGCCAATACGCTTTCTAATGCGCTCCAAAGCGAAGTGCTTCCGCTTGTTGCATTGACCGATATTAATACAAAGTTAGAGTATGTGGATCTCCGTTACCCAAAAAGGGTTTATTATAAATTTGAGTAGAAATTGACTCGGCCGCATAAGTGTGATATAAACTTCTCCAGACCCCAACACTCTCCATGGCATTGTGCTGTAGGAGAGGCTCTCGAGGAGGAAACATGTTCTGGACGATACTCACAAGCTTGTGTACCGCCCTCGGCTTATTGTTTTTCTACATCTTGCCGGCACTTACCAAAGCTTCTGGTCGGTCGCCAGCACCACAGGCTGCATCTTTTGTGGTGGGCGTGATCTTCTTTGGAGTTACTGTTCTTTTCGCTCTCTTCACCGGTTATGCATACGATTTCTTCGGAGTAATCGGCATCACAATTGGGTTCGTCTTAGGGGTCTGGTATTTTGCCCTCGCTACGTGGCCCGACTTACCGAAGCGCTACGTCGAGTGGCGCTCGCGATCTGGTGGGGGCGGTGGTCCGCACACGCCGAGGCCTGCCTAGAGCCTTCGTATCGTCACGCCGTCCAGTCCAACTGGCGGCTTTTTTATTTTCCAATTTTCGAGATCCACTTGACCTATTTTCTTAAAATGGTATAACTGCACCAGTACGAAGTAAACACTCCTTATGGCATGGGGCCGTTAAGGGTGAAACTTGAGGAGAAGACAATGGTACTCATTTGGTGCTCATTTTGGTCCGTAATTCTTTTTGCGATAGCGGTCAGTGCATTCGTGTCCACCCCAGCGTTAGAGGTGGCAGCACAACGAGGCGCGTTATTCACCCTCGGCATTCTTTGCTCCATACTCGGTATCGTGATGGCAGTTCTCACTGGCTACAAATATGACCCGCTCGGAATCGTCGGCCTTGTGAGCGCATTCGGCTTGAGTGTACTCTGCTTTGCCGCTACCGCTTGGCCTGATTTGCCGCAGCGATATGCTGCATGGTTACAGCGGATCAAGTATGTCACCCCTGCTCCCTAATCATGTGTATCACGCCGTCCAGTCCAACTGGCGGCTTTTTTGTTGACATAAAAACCCTTGCATGTTATGTTCGACACTTAACCAACGTCACGAAAACGTTGGAAAAAGCAACAGGAGACGAAATTGACCGGGAGACCACAGACCGTTTCAGTCCTTCTCTTTACGCGCCACGGTATTCCTTTGTTGAAGGATGAGACGAAACCAGCCCCTCATTATTGGAAGCTACCTGGTGGTAAGGGCGGACCAGGAAATGAAACTCCCCAAGGTATCGCCATCCGAAAGATCAAAGAAAAGGTCGGTATCTCACTCTCCGCAGGCGACCTAACACTTGTTCAGTCACAGGACAGAGGTGACCACGATTTCTCGTTTTTTGTCGCGCGGCCCCATAGGGAAACAAAACCAAAAAACAGGGGAGAGGGTGGAGAGATAATTGAACTTTTCGACCCGCAAGAGATTCTCGACATAGGAGATCTTTTTCCGAATCACCGCTCTCTTGTTCAAGGTCAATTGTCTAAACGATAGTCTGTTGCTCATGCCACGCCCCGCGTGGTATTTTTGTTTCCTCAAATCCTATTGACAGGAAGCTTTTTTTAGTTTATATCATC
This portion of the Parcubacteria group bacterium genome encodes:
- the serS gene encoding serine--tRNA ligase, whose translation is MLDINFIRENQELIRDAARKKHIKFDIAKLIEEDDKRRSLLQGVEEIRAQQNAAGEEIAKAKDGDREALVRSMKGLKETLQKKEEELEKVMKAWRLLMLQVPNVPDVSVPEGEDDSKNQEIKAWGLQPQFAFTPKSHIELMTALDMADFERGAKVSGFRGYFLKNDGARLAFALWRFAQDFFLESSKGFTPIITPSIVRPEPFFGTGYLPQGEEDLYKTQDGAYLTGTSEVPIMGYHMDEVIPKEKFPIKFFGFSSCFRREAGSHGKDTKGIVRVHEFFKFEQVILCEADHQTSVKYHEWINRNTEEAMEKLGIPYHTVINAGGDLGLGQVKKYDIELWVPSEKRYREISSASYFHDFQTRRLNIRYRGEDGKLRFAHSLNSTAIATPRLLVPLIENNQEADGSIVIPKALQPYMGKERITKDR
- a CDS encoding NUDIX domain-containing protein — translated: MTGRPQTVSVLLFTRHGIPLLKDETKPAPHYWKLPGGKGGPGNETPQGIAIRKIKEKVGISLSAGDLTLVQSQDRGDHDFSFFVARPHRETKPKNRGEGGEIIELFDPQEILDIGDLFPNHRSLVQGQLSKR